The sequence AAAGCACATTCACCACTCCAATTACGATTTGAAAATCCAATGAGCCTTGAGAAGCCATTCCAGCTTCTTTAAAAATAATTGGTCCGTAATAGAAAATAACATTTACTCCCATGAATTGTCCTAAAATAGCCAAACTCATTCCAATGAATAAAGCCGTTCTGTAGCCAGGCTGAAACAAAATCCTCCAGTCTGTTTTTTCTTTATTTAAAAGTGATTTTTGGTTGTTTTCAATTTGTTCTTTGGCTTCTTCCGCACCAAATAATTGCGTTAATGTTTTTTCGGCTGCGACCAAATTATTCTTAGAAATCTGCCATCTCGGACTTTCTGGAATAAAAAAGATAATCAAAAAAAACAGGAAAGAAGGCACTCCGCATAAACCTAACATTCCTCTCCAATATTCTGTCTGGAAAATAACTGTTGCCAATTGTGCATCAAAATGACCTGAAGTTGCCCATGCCAAAACTTTAGCATTTGCAAAATACGAAGCAACGATACCGACAGTGATTGCTAATTGATAAAGTGTTACCAAAGTTCCTCTAAAACGCGCCGGAGAAACCTCTGAAATATACAATGGAGATACAACAGAAGCTACCCCAATACCCATTCCTCCAAGGATTCTAGCCCAGATAAGAGCTTCAAAACTATTTACAAACATACAGCCCGCTGCAGAAATTGTAAATAGAGTTGCTGCCAAAAGCATCGTCCATTTACGACCTAAAAGATCGGCGATTTTACCCGCAAAAGCGACTCCGATAATAGAACCTATCAAAGCGCAACCCACATACCAGCCAACTGATACATTGTCAAGCGAAAATTGTTTGGTTACTTGCTCTATAGTTCCAGAAATAACAGCTACATCATATCCGAAAAGAAATCCCCCTATAGCGCCAATAACCGACAGGAAAATTATATACTTAATATTCTCTTTTTGATTCATTTTTTATTTGTGATTAAAATTTTAAGACTTTATTATTTGATACCAAAATACTCTTTGTATCTGTCGTACAAATGACCTGCCTGCAAATAAGCTGACTGCGGACTCATAAAGTGCGAAAATTCAAAAGTGATTCCTTTTTGGTATCCTGCTCTTTGTGCAGCTTCTAATTTTAATCTCAATTTTTCAAATTTGATTGGGAAAAATTTGATTGGCATATCTCTGTCAAAAGTCTCAGCATTTGTCCAGCATTCCAATCCATATTTATCTCCAAGTTTTTTATTTACAGAGAAAAAAGCATCCAATTCATCATAATCAATGTGGCCATCTTGAAATGCACAAGCATCAACAGCACCTTTGATTCCGTCGAAGATTTCACCCCACTCCTTTTCGTGTTCTTGTACAGAAATCGCATCTTCTCTAGAAAGTTTTCCTGAAGCCGCCATTACTGCTTTTTTACCATCAATCCAAGGTGACATAAAGGTTGGCAACCCTCCAGAAACATCTTTACATAATTGTCCTAAAGTTCTAAATGATTCGATTGCTCCTTTAGTTTTGCGGCTGATTTCTCCACTTAAATACCAGCCCGCAAAACTTTTGTAGTGTCCGTATTTTTTCCAAACTTCTTCGATCACAAATTTATTTGCTTCTATTTCAGTTGTCATATCTCCAGTATCCCAATAAACACCAGAATCATATAATCCGAAATAAAACTTCATTTTATGTTTGTCGGCCAAACGTAAATACATATCCAAAAGATCAACGCCTGGTTTATAACAGCCTCTTTTATTAATCAAATAATCAGAATTATAAGTAATGAATTTTCTATAACCTGAACGAATCATAATAACAGTATCAATGCCAATTGCCTTCATGTGGGCAAAATCTTGATCCCATTCTTTTTCGCCCCAATTTTGATGCGGAATATCATGTGAAATCTCGTCTAAGAAAGTTCCTGTAATTCGTAATGCATTTCCTTTTGGAACCAATAATTCTGGACGATCTTGTGTAATTAATTCAGGTCTTTCTTCAGTTTTTATAGCTGAAGCACTTTCAAAAGAACTCAATAAAGGAATACTCATTGCAGATGCCGCACCTAATCCTAATTGGTTTAAAAAATCTCTTCTGGTTTTCATTTTTTATGTTTTTATAGCTTAGTAGTTATTTTTTTTTTGAATTTTATCTGGAACCAAAAATATCAATTGATTCGCCACTTTCACCAAATGGAGCTAAATTAAAGTAACTTTTTGCCGGACATTGCATATCTGTAAAGCGTTTCGTATGCATTGGAGCTTTTACGACACTTCCATTTACAGAACGAAACAGGAAAGTTTCAGTCCATTTTGCGCCCGTTACTTTTGCTGTAGTGGGTTGCGCTGGTTTTCCTTCATTTGATACTTGGTCAATGGCGTTTACACGTTTGTACTGCGCCATAAATGTTGGATCGTAGCCATCAACATCAAATATTTGCTCATATTTTTTTCCAGCACCTTCCACAATAAATTTTAGCTTTTTTGATTCTACCAATTGAATACTGATGGTAACCGTTTCTCCTGGATACCAATAATAAGCAGGTTCTGCAGGCGCATTCATGTAAAGTGCTGTTTGTCTTGATTTATAGCCTGTACGTCGCAAAAACGGACGAAATGCTTTATGCTCTTTACTTACTGTGCCATCTGCTTCGCGGATTACTTCCCAAGTCAATCCGATATCAGTTTCCTGCTCATCAGAATTTCCACCTAAATAAATCGAGGCATTGTCCAAATATGCACCAGGTTTATTCGGATTTGTTCTTGAAGGGTCGTACGTTAAAACAGGAAGCGTAACCGTTCCTCCAATTCCTAGCCAATAATCTTTACTGGAATAAGCTTTTCGATAATAAGCTCCTGCAAAACAAGGGCTTGACGGGGCAGGTGAAATTTCTTTTTCAAATTTGGTTTTAATTTGTTCTTCAATGCTTGTTTTTACAGTTGGTTTTGACTGTGAATTGCTTTCAGAACAACCAGCTAAAAAAAATAAGGCTGAAAGTGTGTATAATGGAAATAAAGAACTTTTTTTCATGGTTATTTAAATTGTGTTAGTTAATCGTAATTTCGTCAACAAATAAAAATGTAGGCTGTCCGGCAGAATAATGCCATTCTGGAATTTTTTCAAAAATTGGCGCCTTTATTTTAATAAATCTTGCGTCTTGTTTGGCAAAAACAGCTTTTAAATTTGTAATCTTTGGCCCATCCTCTTTTTGAGCGATTTTTAAATCTTGAGTATGAACTTCTTTAAAATTTATTCCGTCGGTTGAGATTAAAACCTGAAATTGTTTAGGTCCAAAAATCCAATCATTAGGAGAGGTAAAACTATTCATAGTAACTTCTGAAATTTGTTGAACTGATTTTAAATCTATAGTTGCCTCAAAATCATCTTTATAAAGTGCAATCCAATCTCCTGTGCTAAAAGCCGTTGTTCCTGTTCTTCCGTCAACCAGAGTTTTTCCACCATTAAAACGATAACGGTCAACGGGCTCGTTTTTTAAAACAATGGGTTTTGCCGTCGCTTTGTTAAATTCAAACTTTTTGGTGAAAACTTTGCTTTTATAATTTTCTGAAAGAACTGCCGCTTTTACGGTTACAGCGCTATTGACGATTATGTTTTCGCTATATTTTTTGCTTTGCAAAGTTGGTTCTGAACCATCCAAAGTATAATAAATAGGTGATTTGCTTGATGTTTTTAGATTTAAAATTAATTGACCATTTTCTGTATCAACTTTGTATTCTGGTGAAACCTCTAAAATATGTTTTGCATAATTGTAGTTCAGTTTATCATAGATTTTTAAGAAATCAGATAATCGCTTCAAGAAATCTCCATAATTCTTTTTATCGGCATTTGTCCAAATCACTTCGCTTAAAGCGGCAAGTCTTGGCAAAACCATGTATTCTGTCTGCGCATCGCTATCAATATATTCTCTCCAGAGATTTGCTTGCGCACCAATAACAAGTTTTCTTTCGTTCTCAGTCAATCCATCTGGAATTGGTTCGAAGGAATACACGCGCTCTAAATTTGTAAAACCGCCAATTGCCAAAGGTTCAGAGGCGGCGTCTGTACTTTGATAATAATCAAAATAAACATGCGAACTCGGTGTCATAATCGCTTTATGCCCTTGTTTCACTGCTTCTACTCCAGCCTGAGCACTTCTCCAAGACATTATGGTAGCATTTGGAGCAATTCCTCCCTCGAGTATTTCGTCCCAGCCTATAACTTGTTTTCCTTTTGCATTTAAGAATTTTTCGATTCTAGACATGCAATAACTCTGCAATTTTTCTTCAGCCGAATGTTTGCTGTCTTTTTGCAGGCCTAATTCGGCGATTTTTGCTTGACATTTAGGACATTTTTCCCATCTCTTTTTGGGGCATTCGTCACCTCCGATATGGAAATATTTGGAAGGAAAAAGCGGAATCAATTCTGTAAAAACTCCTTCTAAAAAAGTAAAAGTCTTTTCATTTCCAAGACAAAGAACATCGTCCGAAACTCCCCATTTTTTATACACTTCGTAGCCTTTGCCAATACAACCCAATTCTGGATAAGATGCAAGTGCAGCAACCATGTGACCTGGTAAATCAATTTCGGGAATAATTGTAATGAAACGTTTTTGTGCATACGCCACAATTTCTTTTATCTGTTCCTGCGTATAAAATCCTCCGTGTGGTTTTCCGTCATAAACGCCAACTTGTTTTCCTATTTGTGTTTCAGATCTTAAAGAGCCTATTTCAGTTAATTTTGGATACTTTTTAATTTCGACACGCCATCCTTGATCGTCGGTTAGATGCCAGTGAAATGTATTGATATTGTGAAAAGCCAATAAATCGATATACTTTTTCACGAATTCCACAGATGCAAAATGACGCGCAACATCTAAATGCATTCCACGATAAGCAAATCTTGGATAATCTGTAATTTGCACACTTGGAAGTTCAATAACCGATTTCGTTTCGTTTTCCAACAACACTTTTCGTAAAAGTTGTACACCATAAAAAGTTCCGGCACTTGTTGCTCCATTAATCAAAATCTGGTTCTGATTAACTGCGAAATTGTATGCTTCCTTATTATCATTTTTGAAATTATCATGTAAAACAATTCCATTAACCTTCGGATTTTCTGTTGAAATTTCAATTTTTAATCCATTTGCAATCTGAATGTATTCTGATAAAAAAACAGCAATCTGCTTTAAATTGTCATTCTTTTTCGGATAAAATATTTTTGAATCCGAATTAAGAATGAAAGGCTTTCCTTCAACTTCTTTTATAGATTGCGCCAAAGGAATTGTCCTGTAAATCTCATACTGATTTTCCTGCGCTGAAAGCGAGAAAATTCCAAAAAGAAGAATTATACAAATAATATACTTTTTCATGTTTAAATATATTTTTATAAATTAAAACATACTGCTTCCTTTTTTCACTCCCGATAGCTATCGGGATGAAAAGATTGAAAAGGATTTTTTCTCCCGCAGATTTTGCTGATTAAGCAGATTTTTTTCTAATCCTTTTAATCCTGTTAATCTGTGGCAATATTTTATCTGCCAATCTGCCAAGTCTGCGAGAGAAATTTTTAGCCCGCAAATTTGGCTGATTAAATATATTTTTATTTATTTTTTAACAATCTTACTCGTCATTTTAAAAACCAATTCGCCACCCGATGCAATTTGGTCGTGTTTAAAAAATAACGAGTTCAAAATCTTTCCGTTCAAAGTCACAGATTCTACATATTTATTTTCTGGAGCATTATTGATAGTCTTCACAATCAATTTTTTCCCTCTTTCCAAATCGATAGTTACTTTATCAAACAATGGTCTAGAAATCGTGTAAGTAGGATCTCCCGGCGCAACTTGATAAAAGCCAATTGCATTCAAAATATACCATGACGACATTTGTCCGCAATCTTCATTGCCGCTCAAGCCATCTGGAGCATTTCTGTATTGCTCTTTCATGATTTTATCGGCCAATTCTTGAGTTTTGAAAGGCTTGTTGATATAATTATAAAAGTAAATAATGTGATGGCTTGGCTCATTTCCGTGAGCATATTGTCCAATTAATCCCGAAATATCGGCAGATGCATCTGCTCCTTCCAATTTCGCAGTTGTATTAAACAAAGCATCTAGTTTTTCTTCAAAAGAAACTTTTCCTCCCATCAAATCAATTAGTCCGTTTACATCTTGTGGTACAAACCATGTCCACTGCCAAGCATTTCCTTCACAATACGGACTGTTCATATGGTCTGAAAACGAAGGATTAAATGGTCCGATAAATTTTCCGTTGCTGTCTAAAGCGCGCATGAAACCAGTTGCTTTGTCGTAGTATTTTTTGTAACGCATCCCACGTTCGGAAAGCCATTTATAGTCTTCCGTTTTTCCCATATCTTTTGCTACTTGAGCCAATGCCCAGTCATTGTAAGCATATTCTAAACCTCTTGAAGTAGCGAAAATCACATCTTTATCCGCAGGAATAAATCCCATTTCCTCGTTGTATTTTTTCCCTTTTGTCATGAGCCATTCCCAAATAGCAGGATGATTTACTTTTACTCCCGTTGTGTCATAAGGAATCGAACGCATCATGGCTTTATAGGCCAATTCTGTATCGTAACCTCGGATATTTTTGGTGTAAGCATCTGCAATTAAAGATGTTGAATGTGCCCCGATCATTGTTCCAGTATAATTGGCCGCCAAATCCCACATTGGCAACAAACCGCCTTGTTGGTATTTTATCAAAAGTGAATTGATAAACTCATTTGTTTTAGAAGGAGCAATCAAATCAATTAAAGGCATTTGCGCTCTGTAGGTATCCCAAAGCGAAAATACTGTATAATAGGTTCCAGAATCAAGTGTGTGAATTTTTAGATCTTGTCCGCGGTATCTTTTATCAGTGTCTGAATACGTTGACGGATGAATAAAAGCGTGATACAATCCTGTATAGAAAATCGTTTTCTGTTCTTGGGTTCCTCCTTCAATTTTAATTTTTTCAAGCTGGTTTTTCCATAATGCTGTTGCTTGCTTTTGGGTTTTATCAAAATCCCAGTGCGGAATTTCAGCATCTAGATTTTGCAAAGCGCCTCTTTCATCAACTGGAGAAATTCCAACCTTTGCTTTCACTTCTTTCGGATTTTCAAAATATAAAACCGCTTTGATATGAGCTGCTTTTAACTGTTTTCCGGAAACAATTTTATTGTCTTTGTACAATTCAACTTTAAAAGGTTTGTTGAATTTTGCATGAAAATAAACATAATCTCTTTTTGACCAGCCTTCAGTCAATCTCATTCCTCTAATTTCGGTATCGCTGATAATTTCTATCGAAGATTCCAAAACCTTTTGATTGTTCAGATTATGATGCAAATCAATAATAATTCCTGCTTCTTCTGAAGGAAATTTATATTCGTGAAATCCTGCTCTTGTCGATGCTGTCATAGAAGCTTTTATTCCATTATCAAAATTAACGGTATAAAAACCTGCCGAAGCTTTTTCATTTTTATGCGAAAAATTCAACGGATAATATTCTTTCAGATTCCCATTTTCTAATTGCAGTTTACCCGAGAAAGGCGTGAAAAGTACATCGGCAAAATCGGTCATCCCGGTACCGCTTAAATGTCTATGCGAAAAGCCTAAAATACTGGTATCCTCCGTATAATAACCGCTGCAAGCATCCCAGCCTTGCGTTCTTGTATCGGGACTCAATTGTACCATTCCGAAAGGAACTACAGCTCCCGGAAAAGTGTGGCCATGCCCGCCGGTACCAATAAACGGATTTACATATTGGGTAATATCATTTATTTTGTCCGTTTTCCCTGACGAAATAAAAAAACAGGCTAAGATTAAAGCTGGGATTAATTTTTTCATTATAATTTTGTATTTATGCTTTTTTCGAACTTTATCCAATCTGATTCTTGTAGCTCCAAGACATAGGCGTAACCTTTTTCAGTATTGGATTTTTGCCAAATATCAACTAATTTTTGCTGATCGCTTTGGGTTAAATTGCCTTTTTCGTTCCAAATTTCCTTGGTACACAAACATCCCATAGAAGGCGTTTGCCCGTAGAAAATCTGATTTTTGTATAACTCTTGATCTATCGTTGTTCCATGAAAATGAATTTCGCCTCTTCCTGCTTTTCCTGCCCAAAAAGTTTGCTGAATACTTAAATTTGAATACAGTTTCTTTGGGAAAAATTTCAAATAATCTTCCAAAAAAAAATCCTTTTTATCATTATTATAAAAAACAGATGCTTCACATTCAAAAGGCAAAAACGTAACAAAACTCAAAGTCGGTCCGATAAAAACATTTTCAGATTTGGCGAGACTTTCAATTTTAAACAAACCTATCGGCGTATTGCCATTTGTAATATACATTGGCAAATTAGTGGCGCTTCTGGCCAATTGATCCACAAAAACAACTTTTCCGTTTTCTTTTTCTAAGAAACCATTTTCATTCTGAACAAAAGCTTTTCCAGGCAAATCTCTGTTTGCATGCTGAATGGAATATAAAATTTTCTCTTTTTTAGCAGCATTAAATTTTATCAACTCAATCAAATCAGCGATTGAAATTGGTTTGTAATCTGATTTCAATTCGTTTCGTAAAGCCTGCATTACAGCACTACTATCATTAACAAACTTAGTTTGTAAAAGCTTTTTTACCTCTATTTTATTTTGTGCCAAATAATGTAGTGATGTTGCAAAAATTGAAGCATTTTCAGTTTCATTTTCTGCAATATCAGTCATTTCTGAAACAAATTGATTTGGAAAACAAGCAAATACCGATTCAAAAACTTTCTTTAAATCACGTTTTGATAGTTGTTTATAGTCTGACAATGCCTTTTTTAGGACTTTAAAATTCTGTTCTGAATTATCTATCACGAAAGCAGTTGCCCACGCATAGCTGTTCCAGTTTATGCTTTTATTGAAATTCAAATAAGCCGTCGCTTCCTGATTGATTATGGAATCCTTCAGTTTTATAAGCAGCTTTTCTCTAGATTCTTTTTTAGCAAAAGCAAAAGATTGATCTTGGGCAAAACCAGTCAAGCTCATTAAGAAAATGAGTGTAAAAAATAATATGGTATTTTTTTTCTGGCGCATATCGAAATTTTTCTCTGCTTGATTTTTATGTAAATACTACTGCCGAAAATGGATTTTGGCAGTAGCATTTTTTAAATTATTTGGTAGCGTATTTGGTAGTAAAATACTCAGAGTTGTATTTTAATCCTTCAAAAAAGAAGAAAATTTCTCCGTTTACATAATTGTTTCTATTCTCGTTCACCATTTGCTCTACAAACTGATTAGTAGCGTTGTACGTTCCAGATTGAATCAGAACTCCAGCAAACAATTTTGAACGATCCGCACTATTCTTCACATAAGAAACCTGTGATTTTAATGTTTGTGAATAAGCTGCAAAATCATAGCGATAAATCTGCGGAATTACATAATCGCAATATTTTTTATCCAACCAAGTTGGCCAATCCTGCAAATAATTATCCTTTGCCCAAGGATGTACACTTGGTGCCATTGAAACAATTACAGTAGGTTTTGCTGCTTTAACAGCTTTGTATAAATCGCCTAAAAATTCTGTCAATTTACTAGCTCTCCAATCTTGCCATGCAGCATCTTTTTCATTTGTTGGAGGATTAACACCTTTTTCGGTTTTATAAAGCTGTACTGTATAATCGTCATATCCTCCAGCAATTGGCATTGCAGGAAGTCTATCATCACCTTGAATACCGTCAACATCGTATTTTTTAACTACTTCCAAAATCAATGATTTCATAAAATTCTGAACATCCGGATTGATTCCATTCATCCATTCAAAACCATTTGACGAAACCAATAAATTTTTATTTACGTCTTTAGCAGCCCATTGCGGATATTTTTTTAAAATCACGCCACCTTGCTGTCCATTTGAAGCCGCAAAACCATATTCAAACCAAGCATGGACTTTTATTTTTTCTTTATGTGCTTCGGTAATCATTTCCAACAATGGATCTCTTCCTTCATAGCCTTCCATGATTGAAATACCGAATTCTTTATTCATGATTTCACTTGGATAAAGCGTTCTTCCTTTGTTCCAAACCACCACATAAATATCTGTAATGTTTGATTTTTTGCAGGTCTGTACCGTTTCTTTAATGGCATTTAACGAACCTAAAGCCGTTGAAGCTACATTGGTAACCCAAACACCTTTCATGGCTTTTCCTGTTTGAACTGGATTGTTTGGATAAACTCTCGGCGGTTCTTCACTATTGCACGCAAAAAATAATACGGCAAGCGATAAAATTAATAACTTTTTCATTTTTTATGTTTTTAAAGGAGATTTTCTCTTTCAAAGAAAATCTCCTAAAGTTTTTATTGTTCTAATTTGTAAACTGCTAGTTTATCGTTTGTTCCATAATACAATACGTGCAATTTGCCATTTATTACTGCAAAGTCAGCATCTACAGTATTATTAGCATTTGAAACTGCAGCTCCTGTAACTTCTAAAATTGGGCTTTCAAGAGCAGCTGTACTTGCTGTAGTGTAATCTACTAATCTGAAAACGTGCTTACCACCTACAAATGCAACATAAGCAATGTATTTTCTTCCTTTGTAAACAATTGTTTTACAATCTGTTGTTACAGAACCAGAAGTTGTTTTAAAAGTTTCAGAGAAAGAACCACTCATCAAATTGATGCCGCTATATGCTGTTCCTGTTGAAGCTCCAACAAATCCGGTATCATCAGGCTGCACACTGTAATAGAAACCAGTTCCTGAGTAAGGGAATGACTGCTGTGTTGGTGTTGGATTTAAAACTCCATTAACAACTTTCCAGATTAATACATTTGTTTTTTGTGCCAAAGGAACTGTAATTGTAGCATTTCCGTCTAAAGATCCTGATATGCTAATACCCGCAGTACGAGGTGCAAATGTTAGACCTAAACTGTTTTGAGAAAATGTAATATAGTTCGTTGGCGCTGCATCTGAAATAGAATTCCATTTGATGATTGATAAAGTCGTTGCCGCTCCTGCACCTGCTCCAAGCTGTACACCAAGGATTTTTCCGTTGTCATCTGTAGCCAGTTTTCTAATACCTGTAACTGCTCCACCGTCAAAGTTTGTACCTGTTTTAGCAAGTCCGTTTAAGTAGTTTCCTGACAAGTCATAAGCATTAATACCTAATACGGCAGTTTGCCCTGCATTCATTGCATTTGTTGCAATTACGATATTGTTTCCGCTGAATCCTGCAGATGAACCTGCATTTGCTGCAAAACCAAAATCAGCATGAGATTTTTCCAAAATTGGGTTTGATTTAATCAAAGGATTTTTGACTGTGAATTCACGCTCAATTCCGTCAGTTCCCGTTATTTTAACTTTAAATCCTGCTAATGTATTCACATTTGTTCCTTTGAAAGCAGGATCAATTGTATTTCCAAAAGAAGCATTAATTACAACTGTTGCATCTGAGAAATTAGTCAAATAAGGAACAACAGGCTGTACAATATTTTTAGCCGCATCAACGATGATAACTTCAGAAGTTACATCTCCATTGATTACCATGCTATTAATTTTTGCTGGACCTACCTGTTCAGATGTAAATACAACGTCGTATTTGTAAACTGTTACGCCGTCAACTCCTAAAACTTCTAAACTAAAAGGAGCTTTGCTTGGCAGATTAAAACTATAATCTTTCGCAGTTCCGTTTACATAATTTTTCAATGTTCCATTTGAGAAGTCATAAGTAACAGCCAAATTAGTAATATCTGTTCCAACCGGAACTTGAACAATTATAGATGTTTTTCCAAAGAAGATTTTATCTTTTGCAATTGGAAGTCCTACAACGCTTAAATTAGTCAATTTTGGAGGTGATTGTACTATAAGTTTCCAAACACTATTTTCACCGTCTTGACCCGAAATAGAAACATCTATTGGTTTTGTCAAATCACGATTAACATTGTTTTCTGGGCTTACAACAGTACCATTAGCAACTAAAATTTCTGTTTTAACATCCTTAAGATTAGTACCTGCAGGCAAAACAACCTTTGCCTCGTTCGCGTCATTTTCTGCAATGTTGTATAAAACATTATTCAATTTAACCGCTACAATCTTGGCCGATTGATAGCTGCGCTCGTCTTTAAAGCTATCGTCGCACGAGGACAACAGCACAAGACTCATAAGGAAACAAAATATTTTTTTCATTTTCTATCTTTATCTTTTTAATTAACAATTATTGACCGTAGCCATCATTTTGCGTAAGCTGTGGGGCTTTGTTTCTTTCTACTTGAGGAATTGGCCATAAATAGAATTTGTCATTCCAGTTGTTAGGTCTGTCTGCATCTCTTTGACGTAATTTGCTACCATATGCACCGTAAAGAGCCAAATCATTCAAATCTCTATCAGAACCTGCTGCTCCATAAGTTGGAACCATATCTGCGGTAACTTGCGTGTAACCATCAGGATACGTATTTGTAGCCGCATTTACTCCAGTTGCAATTGGGAAACCGTATGTTTTTTCAGCATTTTCTAAAGCTCCAGTTCTCCATCTTCTCATATCGAAGAAATGTAAACCTGCTTCTCTGATAAGTTCTACTTTACGTTCTCTACGAACCAATTGTCTTAATTTTGCTTGATCTGTAAGTGTTGTTGCAGGCATGTTAACTCTCGCTCTTACCTCATTGATAGCACCTGTTACTGTGCCATCAATTTGATTCAATTCGATTTTCGCTTCAGCATACATCAACAAAATCTCAGCGTAACGCATCATCAAAATATTGTATGAAGGCTCAGAAACAATTTCGTCATTAAAATAATTGTATTTTCTCCATAAATATCCAACACCGCTCTGAATGTAACCAT comes from Flavobacterium sp. KACC 22761 and encodes:
- a CDS encoding sugar porter family MFS transporter is translated as MNQKENIKYIIFLSVIGAIGGFLFGYDVAVISGTIEQVTKQFSLDNVSVGWYVGCALIGSIIGVAFAGKIADLLGRKWTMLLAATLFTISAAGCMFVNSFEALIWARILGGMGIGVASVVSPLYISEVSPARFRGTLVTLYQLAITVGIVASYFANAKVLAWATSGHFDAQLATVIFQTEYWRGMLGLCGVPSFLFFLIIFFIPESPRWQISKNNLVAAEKTLTQLFGAEEAKEQIENNQKSLLNKEKTDWRILFQPGYRTALFIGMSLAILGQFMGVNVIFYYGPIIFKEAGMASQGSLDFQIVIGVVNVLSTILGMYLVDKIGRKKLVYIGVTGMFVMLIAIGAYFYLGFNNPNILLYLIIGYIFFCAISICVVIWVLISEMYPVKVRGLAMSMAGFSLWIGSYLIGQLTPVLLESLSPAISFWIFAVMCIPYLLITRFYVPETTGKSLEEIEDIWIAH
- a CDS encoding DUF4434 domain-containing protein; amino-acid sequence: MKTRRDFLNQLGLGAASAMSIPLLSSFESASAIKTEERPELITQDRPELLVPKGNALRITGTFLDEISHDIPHQNWGEKEWDQDFAHMKAIGIDTVIMIRSGYRKFITYNSDYLINKRGCYKPGVDLLDMYLRLADKHKMKFYFGLYDSGVYWDTGDMTTEIEANKFVIEEVWKKYGHYKSFAGWYLSGEISRKTKGAIESFRTLGQLCKDVSGGLPTFMSPWIDGKKAVMAASGKLSREDAISVQEHEKEWGEIFDGIKGAVDACAFQDGHIDYDELDAFFSVNKKLGDKYGLECWTNAETFDRDMPIKFFPIKFEKLRLKLEAAQRAGYQKGITFEFSHFMSPQSAYLQAGHLYDRYKEYFGIK
- a CDS encoding family 20 glycosylhydrolase; this translates as MKKYIICIILLFGIFSLSAQENQYEIYRTIPLAQSIKEVEGKPFILNSDSKIFYPKKNDNLKQIAVFLSEYIQIANGLKIEISTENPKVNGIVLHDNFKNDNKEAYNFAVNQNQILINGATSAGTFYGVQLLRKVLLENETKSVIELPSVQITDYPRFAYRGMHLDVARHFASVEFVKKYIDLLAFHNINTFHWHLTDDQGWRVEIKKYPKLTEIGSLRSETQIGKQVGVYDGKPHGGFYTQEQIKEIVAYAQKRFITIIPEIDLPGHMVAALASYPELGCIGKGYEVYKKWGVSDDVLCLGNEKTFTFLEGVFTELIPLFPSKYFHIGGDECPKKRWEKCPKCQAKIAELGLQKDSKHSAEEKLQSYCMSRIEKFLNAKGKQVIGWDEILEGGIAPNATIMSWRSAQAGVEAVKQGHKAIMTPSSHVYFDYYQSTDAASEPLAIGGFTNLERVYSFEPIPDGLTENERKLVIGAQANLWREYIDSDAQTEYMVLPRLAALSEVIWTNADKKNYGDFLKRLSDFLKIYDKLNYNYAKHILEVSPEYKVDTENGQLILNLKTSSKSPIYYTLDGSEPTLQSKKYSENIIVNSAVTVKAAVLSENYKSKVFTKKFEFNKATAKPIVLKNEPVDRYRFNGGKTLVDGRTGTTAFSTGDWIALYKDDFEATIDLKSVQQISEVTMNSFTSPNDWIFGPKQFQVLISTDGINFKEVHTQDLKIAQKEDGPKITNLKAVFAKQDARFIKIKAPIFEKIPEWHYSAGQPTFLFVDEITIN
- a CDS encoding GH92 family glycosyl hydrolase; translated protein: MKKLIPALILACFFISSGKTDKINDITQYVNPFIGTGGHGHTFPGAVVPFGMVQLSPDTRTQGWDACSGYYTEDTSILGFSHRHLSGTGMTDFADVLFTPFSGKLQLENGNLKEYYPLNFSHKNEKASAGFYTVNFDNGIKASMTASTRAGFHEYKFPSEEAGIIIDLHHNLNNQKVLESSIEIISDTEIRGMRLTEGWSKRDYVYFHAKFNKPFKVELYKDNKIVSGKQLKAAHIKAVLYFENPKEVKAKVGISPVDERGALQNLDAEIPHWDFDKTQKQATALWKNQLEKIKIEGGTQEQKTIFYTGLYHAFIHPSTYSDTDKRYRGQDLKIHTLDSGTYYTVFSLWDTYRAQMPLIDLIAPSKTNEFINSLLIKYQQGGLLPMWDLAANYTGTMIGAHSTSLIADAYTKNIRGYDTELAYKAMMRSIPYDTTGVKVNHPAIWEWLMTKGKKYNEEMGFIPADKDVIFATSRGLEYAYNDWALAQVAKDMGKTEDYKWLSERGMRYKKYYDKATGFMRALDSNGKFIGPFNPSFSDHMNSPYCEGNAWQWTWFVPQDVNGLIDLMGGKVSFEEKLDALFNTTAKLEGADASADISGLIGQYAHGNEPSHHIIYFYNYINKPFKTQELADKIMKEQYRNAPDGLSGNEDCGQMSSWYILNAIGFYQVAPGDPTYTISRPLFDKVTIDLERGKKLIVKTINNAPENKYVESVTLNGKILNSLFFKHDQIASGGELVFKMTSKIVKK
- a CDS encoding glycoside hydrolase family 10 protein — protein: MKKLLILSLAVLFFACNSEEPPRVYPNNPVQTGKAMKGVWVTNVASTALGSLNAIKETVQTCKKSNITDIYVVVWNKGRTLYPSEIMNKEFGISIMEGYEGRDPLLEMITEAHKEKIKVHAWFEYGFAASNGQQGGVILKKYPQWAAKDVNKNLLVSSNGFEWMNGINPDVQNFMKSLILEVVKKYDVDGIQGDDRLPAMPIAGGYDDYTVQLYKTEKGVNPPTNEKDAAWQDWRASKLTEFLGDLYKAVKAAKPTVIVSMAPSVHPWAKDNYLQDWPTWLDKKYCDYVIPQIYRYDFAAYSQTLKSQVSYVKNSADRSKLFAGVLIQSGTYNATNQFVEQMVNENRNNYVNGEIFFFFEGLKYNSEYFTTKYATK